TCAACATTAGCGGTTCATTAGGTTTGCTTGATGCGACATTTGACAGCTTTATTGGTGGTGGCGCAAATGGATCAGATGCATCAGGTAATCAATTGCCGAATGCACCAAAAGTTGCAGCATCGCTTAGCCTTCAATATTATCAAGAAGTTGCAGCATTATCGTCAAGCATTATGTACCGTGTTGATTACAACTACACGGGCGAGCAATATTTCTTAGTGAACAATGATGACGGTTATACTGTTCCAAGTACAGGCGAAACTGTTGACTTTGATAAAGCTGAAAGTTTTAGTATGGTTAATGCGCGCATTAGTTTACTGACCGACAGTGGTGATTGGGAAGTATCACTTTGGGGCAGAAACCTAACGGATAGCGATCACTTAACAAATAGTTTTAAAGAATTCTTTGGTGGTATCATTGGCGCCTACGCAAAACCTAGAACTTATGGTATTGAGGCCAAGTTTAATTTCTAAACCGAGCAAACTTTCCACTGAATAAACTTTTAGTAGTGATAGTTTTCAAAACTATCACTACTTCTTACCTAAAAACTTAACGTTATTACTTAATTATTTAGTGACGCTGACTTACGTGTCGGCTCACGTTTAATCTAAATATCCATAATTACTATAGGAAAACACCTACTTTTTATTGATTGAAGCGCTATTTAATTTTTCTATCTCACTCTGGGGGCGTTAGCGTCTTAGGGTTTTTATTCTATTTTAGATGAAAGTTTACAATTTGAAAAAAGTCAATCTCGTACAGGTGATATGACACTTTCAGAATATTATGAAGTGTATTGAGCTGTCATCCATTATTAAACTCAACAATATTGTTCCAATATAACCTTCCGCTTTGATATCGTGCATCAAAAAGTGCATCAAATAATTACGGGTCTTTTTTTTATTGAATAAAAACAGCTGGATATGTGTTTTTGCAATTAATCGTGCCAAAGGATCGTGGGTTGTGTATTTATGTCCATAATGTTCAGATTACTTATATATTTGTATGATTAGTCTAGCTTTCTATTGGATAATTATAGCCTATATTGTTCTGTGAAATAAGTACATGCATTGGTCAACTGTTAGAAGTTGATTAAGATGATGAGTGAATACCCCTCTAATCTAACAAAACTTAGTCGCCATAGAGACTTTTAAATAAAAAGACGAGAACATAGGTCAAAACAGATCAGTCAATAGAACATAACCAAAATTGATAAAAAATGGGAAAATAATGAATAATATAGGTTTTGGTGACAAAGACTTCAGCTTTGCTGTTTATATAGCAAATAAACCTAACATGCTTGAATATCAAAGTTTGTGTGAAGTTACCTCACTTGTTGAAGGTGAGATTAACGTGATTAACCAAGCGTGTGGTAATGGCTGGCGAAAAGTTTTTAATGTATATGCTAAGTTACTTTACGCTTTAGATAAAAAACATTTCGACTATTCAGAAAACACACCTACTTGGCAAAATTATCGAGATAAATATTTATTACAATCACAAAGTAAAACAGCCTTGTTATTCTCACCGCCGCAATTAATGTCGAATATAGAAATGCCAAATAAAAAAATAGTGCATATTGTTTGTGGTAAAGGCCACGCTAAAGCATTAATCAATAGCAGTAACCTCGTTGCTAATTTAATTTGGCTAGATGATGAATTTGCTATCGATAAAGAAAACAGACTTATCGTCTGTCCATATTTTGATTATCGCCAACTGAGTAATATCAAAATTGAACGCTTGGCCGGATTATTAAGTGACTTAGGTGGGATCAGAGAAGGCATTGAGTAGAAAATACAGATTGATTAAAAGTAAATATGGTCATTATGAGTAGTGAATCAGCGAATATTCTTTCCTGGCAAATAGAATAGAGGTCAAAGATTTAGTTATTTGATGAACTTTATAACCTTGTCAATCCAATAATCACCTAATCCTGAATTAAGATAAAGATTATGGAAGAGTTTCTCGCCAGATCGGATTTTTTTTCTGAACTATTTTTTATGTACATCACGGGTAAAAAATTAAACAGTCGTCATTCCCGAAGTTTTTGATCAGGAATCCATTCTTTATTCACATAATTTAAATATTTTTACCTTCTCAGTGAAGTGAAGCGAGGGTATTCTCAGGGGTAGTTATATTATTCTCATTTTTTAATTATTTTAGGCTTGTTTTACGAACTAAATCTACCAAGCCTTCATCTCAGCCTAAGAAGCCAAAATAAAAGGTAACTGAGCTACTTCCCCCCTTTAATTCTGTTACGATTATTCGTATAATGCGGAAAATTTTTTGTTGTTCGTTGAGTCTATACGGTCAACATATGCCAATCGGATATGGTGAAAAGTGTCAAAATCAGTAGAAAATACTCAAGCGATACCAAGTGATGTGAATGCACAATTGTTACAACAGCAATTACTTCAACAACAATTACTTCTACAAAACACTCAAAACCAAGATGATGAAATTGACTTAGCCGAACTTTGGCGCGCAATTTGGGCAGGTAAATTTACCATTATCATTATAAGCATGACATTTGCCATAGCTTCTGTTTTCTTTGCTCTATCTAAACCCAACATCTATAAAGCGTCTGCAATATTAGCCCCTGCATCAAGTAAAGGTGGTGCAGGTGGCCTTGGCGCACTTGCTGGACAATTTGGCGGTTTAGCTAGCATGGCTGGTATTAACCTTGGCGGTGGCGGTGGTGATAAAACTGCACTTGCACTGGAGATTATTAAATCTCGCTCGTTTATCGAAAACTTCATTACCAAGCATAATTTATTAGTACCGTTGATGGCATCAAAAAACTGGGATATGGAAAGTGATACCTTAATCTTAAATGAAGAGTTATATGATAAAGCTAATAACAAGTGGATACGAGCAGTAAAAGTTCCGAAGAAGCCAGAGCCCTCTCCATGGGAAGCATATAAGAAGTTGTCTGAATTATTAACAGTTTCTCAAGACAAAGTTACATCAATGGTAAATATTGATATTGAATTTTATTCACCAAAAATAGCACAGCAATGGCTAACGTGGTTAATTCAAGATATTAATGAATTTATGCGTGAACAAGATCAAATTGAAGCGAAAGCATCGATAGATTATTTAACTAAACAGTTAGCTAATATTAAAGTTTCCACCATGGAAACGGTATTTTACCAGTTAATTGAAGAGCAAACTAAAAACATGATGCTGACGATGGTTAAAAAAGAATATATACTGAAAACCATAGATCCCGCTCAAGTACCTGATCTCAAAGATAAGCCAAAACGTGCATTAATAGCTGTTTTAGGTACTATGCTTGGTGGTATATTATCAGTATTGATTGTATTAATTCGCTACTTCGCAAAGAAGTAGTTGTGAAGGCACTGAAAATACAAAGTACAAATAGTCAGTACAGAGGAAACTTCTCCGTACTGACTAAAAACATCCAATAGTTATTTCTCGAAGTTCTACCAACGATTAAATAGATAACAATATTTTACTGCAATAAGGCATAAATTCAAGTATAATCTTGGCGTTAAAATTATTACATTTATAATGAACATGTTTACATTTTCATTTCTTGTATCTAATTCTAATATTACCTTTAGGCTCTTCGAGAGCAAATTTAGCGAAAATCATCGGAATTTAATATGTACATCATTGCTACAGCCGTTACTGCATTTTTCTTTGCATTCTTAGCCATTAAATTTTTCAATCCGGTAGCAATAGAAATTGGCTTAGTTGATAAACCTTGTGAGCGTAAACAGCACGCCGGACACATTCCCCTTATTGGCGGTATTTCAATCTTCTTAGCAGTACTTGCTGCCAGCCTTTTATGGTTACCTAATACCCTAGAACTTCGTATGTACCTTATTGCTTCAGCAATGATGGTGTTTATTGGCGCTCTCGATGACAAGTTTGATCTGCGCGTACGAGTACGTATTGTTGGACAAATTATAATTGCCAGTTTAATGATATACGGTGTTGGTGGCTATATTTCAAACTTAGGCAACTTATTCGGCTTTGGTGATGTTACGTTAGGCCCAGTAGGAATTGTATTTACTTATGTAGGTATTATCGTAGTTATAAATGCTTACAACATGATTGACGGTATTGATGGCCTGATTGGCAGTTTAAGTATTAATACTTTCACTTCAATTGCTATTTTATTTATCATGAGTGGTCAGACAAATTACCTAAGCTACCCTTTAATACTAGCGACTGCCACTGTACCTTATTTAATGTATAACTTAGGTTTTTTTGAAAAGTTCTTTAATAAAGAATGCAAAAAAATATTTATGGGTGACGCGGGCAGCATGTTTGTCGGCCTGAGTGTTATTTGGTTATTAACCATGGCTACTCAAGGTGAACAAGCTTCATTTCGCCCAGTAACCGCATTATGGATTTGTGCTATTCCCCTTATGGACATGCTAGCAATTGTTGTTCGCAGATATAAAAACGGTAAATCACCGTTTAAACCAGACAGAGATCACTTACATCATATAGTACAGCGTGCTGGACTAAGCTCTAAGCAAGCTTTAGTTGCTATATCATCAGCTGCCGCTGCTATGTCGGTAATAGGTTTAGCTGGCGAATATTTTTCTATACCGGATGTTATTATGCTGACAGGTTTTATTGTTACCTTTGCTTGTTATGTAATGGTTATAAGAAGAATAACTAAATTTGAAAAAGTGCAATAGATAAACCTATTGGCAGAAAGATATCGAGGCACTGGCGAAGGCTGGCGTCTCTTTGGTTACAAAGGGTTGAGATAGTTTTTAGGCGAACTAAAGTGTGTCTCAATCACGACAAAATTTGTCTCAGGTGATGAAATTATCTGAGTGTATCTGTTGAAAATATTCAACAAAACTTAATTTAAATTACTCGAAAAAGATTGGATGTTTTATGTTAAATAACAAAGTAGTATTAATTACCGGTGGCACAGGCTCTTTTGGTAAAAAATTTATTGAGACCATTTTAGACCGGTATCCTGATGTTAAAAAAATAATTATTTTTTCTCGAGATGAATTAAAGCAATCAATAATAAAGCAAAAATACCCTGAATATGACTTTCCCCAGCTTCGCTTTTTCATTGGTGATGTACGTGACAGATCTCGGATCACGCAAGCTTGTGAGGGTGTAGACGTCATTATTCATGCTGCCGCTATTAAGCAAGTTGATACGGCTGAATATAACCCAACTGAATGTATCCGTACAAATGTTGATGGTGCTGAAAACGTGATTCATGCGGCATTAGCGTGTGGAGTTAAAGATGTTGTTGCGTTATCAACCGATAAAGCATGTGCGCCTATTAATTTGTATGGCGCAACTAAGTTAGTATCAGATAAGTTATTTGCCGCTGCTAATAATATACGCGGCTCTAAAGATATAAAATTTAGTGCAGTTCGATACGGTAACGTTATGGGCTCACGTGGTTCAGTTATTCCTTTCTTTATAGACAAGAAAAAAGAAGGGATTTTACCTATCACTCATATGGAAATGACACGCTTTAATATCTCATTGCAAGATGGTGTAAATATGGTGATGTACGCAATTGAACATCATTTGGGTGGTGAGATTTTCATTCCTAAAATACCTTCTTATAAAATAACAGATATCGCAACGGCAATAGCCCCTGATTGTGAAACTCGCGATGTTGGGATCCGTCCAGGTGAAAAACTTCATGAAGAAATGATCACTGATACAGATTCTTTGAATACCATCGATCTTGGTAAGTATTATGCCATTTTACCTTCTGTTTCATTTACACATTCGGTCGATGATTTTATTACGCATCATAAAGCAGTGAAAGTACCGTTTGGTTTTAAGTATAATTCTGGTACTAATACAGAATGGGAAACGGTCGAATCATTACGCAATTTAATTATTGAGCATGTTGATCCAAACTTTACTGTATAAGTTACTAGAGCGTTGATAAGAGTATGATCCCTTACGGAAAGCAAGAAATTACACAGCAAGACATTGACGCTGTTGTTGATGTGTTAAAATCTGATTTTTTAACACAAGGCCCACAAGTGCCTTTATTTGAAGAATCAATAAAGAAAGCCGTGAATGCTGAATATGCTTTAGCGGTGAATTCTGCGACTTCAGCATTACATATTGCCTGTTTAGCGTTAGGCGTTGGTTTAGGGGATGTTGTTTGGACTACTCCT
The DNA window shown above is from Colwellia psychrerythraea 34H and carries:
- a CDS encoding DUF6942 family protein, coding for MNNIGFGDKDFSFAVYIANKPNMLEYQSLCEVTSLVEGEINVINQACGNGWRKVFNVYAKLLYALDKKHFDYSENTPTWQNYRDKYLLQSQSKTALLFSPPQLMSNIEMPNKKIVHIVCGKGHAKALINSSNLVANLIWLDDEFAIDKENRLIVCPYFDYRQLSNIKIERLAGLLSDLGGIREGIE
- the pseB gene encoding UDP-N-acetylglucosamine 4,6-dehydratase (inverting), with the translated sequence MLNNKVVLITGGTGSFGKKFIETILDRYPDVKKIIIFSRDELKQSIIKQKYPEYDFPQLRFFIGDVRDRSRITQACEGVDVIIHAAAIKQVDTAEYNPTECIRTNVDGAENVIHAALACGVKDVVALSTDKACAPINLYGATKLVSDKLFAAANNIRGSKDIKFSAVRYGNVMGSRGSVIPFFIDKKKEGILPITHMEMTRFNISLQDGVNMVMYAIEHHLGGEIFIPKIPSYKITDIATAIAPDCETRDVGIRPGEKLHEEMITDTDSLNTIDLGKYYAILPSVSFTHSVDDFITHHKAVKVPFGFKYNSGTNTEWETVESLRNLIIEHVDPNFTV
- the wecA gene encoding UDP-N-acetylglucosamine--undecaprenyl-phosphate N-acetylglucosaminephosphotransferase, translated to MYIIATAVTAFFFAFLAIKFFNPVAIEIGLVDKPCERKQHAGHIPLIGGISIFLAVLAASLLWLPNTLELRMYLIASAMMVFIGALDDKFDLRVRVRIVGQIIIASLMIYGVGGYISNLGNLFGFGDVTLGPVGIVFTYVGIIVVINAYNMIDGIDGLIGSLSINTFTSIAILFIMSGQTNYLSYPLILATATVPYLMYNLGFFEKFFNKECKKIFMGDAGSMFVGLSVIWLLTMATQGEQASFRPVTALWICAIPLMDMLAIVVRRYKNGKSPFKPDRDHLHHIVQRAGLSSKQALVAISSAAAAMSVIGLAGEYFSIPDVIMLTGFIVTFACYVMVIRRITKFEKVQ
- a CDS encoding Wzz/FepE/Etk N-terminal domain-containing protein: MNAQLLQQQLLQQQLLLQNTQNQDDEIDLAELWRAIWAGKFTIIIISMTFAIASVFFALSKPNIYKASAILAPASSKGGAGGLGALAGQFGGLASMAGINLGGGGGDKTALALEIIKSRSFIENFITKHNLLVPLMASKNWDMESDTLILNEELYDKANNKWIRAVKVPKKPEPSPWEAYKKLSELLTVSQDKVTSMVNIDIEFYSPKIAQQWLTWLIQDINEFMREQDQIEAKASIDYLTKQLANIKVSTMETVFYQLIEEQTKNMMLTMVKKEYILKTIDPAQVPDLKDKPKRALIAVLGTMLGGILSVLIVLIRYFAKK